A part of Planococcus sp. MB-3u-03 genomic DNA contains:
- a CDS encoding cytochrome (ubi)quinol oxidase subunit III, with protein sequence MDLNKRYTPQTWPDHPETATLEGKNKFVGFWLLLAAETVTFASLFATYLALKDKGPSGMEFSASGLFELPLVFAMTMILLTSSLTSVYAMYHMKNHNFKAMQAWLGITVLLGLAFLGLEIYEFNHYVHLGFGFTNSAFSSAFYVLVGTHGAHVVFGLSWFIALMLRNAKRGLNMYNAPKFYLAALYWHFIDVVWVFIFTVVYLMGVIG encoded by the coding sequence GTGGACTTAAATAAACGATATACCCCACAAACTTGGCCCGATCATCCTGAAACGGCGACGCTCGAAGGGAAGAACAAGTTCGTTGGTTTCTGGTTGCTGCTGGCAGCTGAGACCGTCACCTTCGCCTCTCTCTTCGCAACTTATCTTGCGTTGAAAGATAAAGGCCCAAGCGGAATGGAATTTTCCGCTTCCGGTCTGTTCGAACTACCGCTTGTTTTTGCCATGACGATGATTCTTTTGACCTCTTCGTTGACTAGTGTCTACGCGATGTATCATATGAAGAATCATAATTTCAAGGCCATGCAGGCATGGCTCGGAATTACCGTGCTATTGGGGCTTGCGTTCCTAGGTCTGGAGATTTATGAGTTTAATCACTATGTACATCTCGGTTTTGGTTTTACCAATAGTGCCTTTAGTTCCGCATTCTATGTATTAGTCGGAACTCACGGAGCTCACGTAGTCTTCGGGCTTAGCTGGTTCATCGCGTTAATGCTCCGTAACGCTAAACGCGGCTTGAACATGTACAATGCACCGAAGTTCTATCTTGCCGCTCTTTACTGGCATTTCATTGACGTAGTATGGGTGTTCATCTTCACTGTAGTCTACTTGATGGGAGTGATCGGTTAA
- the ctaF gene encoding cytochrome c oxidase subunit IVB: MAHDTHDIHRSRTEFEFIKKKRATEMRGQLTSFAMMIFLTLIAFTLVAADFSNYLIVPIILLLAAIQVVLQLYNFMHMSNKGHGMMAFFMFSGIFVAFTIVLTMVTIVWW, encoded by the coding sequence ATGGCACACGATACTCACGATATTCACAGATCCAGAACGGAATTTGAATTTATCAAGAAAAAACGTGCTACCGAGATGCGCGGCCAGTTGACATCATTTGCTATGATGATTTTCTTGACATTGATCGCGTTCACTTTAGTGGCAGCTGATTTTTCGAATTACTTGATCGTGCCGATTATCTTGCTATTGGCTGCAATTCAAGTCGTGCTTCAGCTTTATAATTTCATGCACATGAGCAATAAAGGCCATGGCATGATGGCATTCTTCATGTTCAGCGGCATCTTTGTCGCATTCACTATCGTTCTTACGATGGTCACCATCGTTTGGTGGTAA
- a CDS encoding cytochrome c oxidase subunit I, with protein sequence MSSNSQKKGFGATIWDYLTTVDHKKIAILYLISGGFFFLVGGVEAMMIRIQLMKAGNDFLSAGTYNEVLTMHGTTMIFLAAMPILLAFMNAVSPLQIGARDVAFPFLNSLGFWLFFFGGVFLNLSWFLGGAPDAGWTNYASLALASEGHGIDFYSLGLTISGFGTLIAGINFLVTIINMRAPGMTYMRMPLFTWTTFVASALILLAFPPLTVGIFFMVFDRLFGANFFDVTMGGNTIIWEHFFWIFGHPEVYILILPAFGIFSEIFAIFSRKRLFGYTALVFATILIGFYGFMVWAHHMFTVGLGPTANAVFALATMIIAVPTGIKIFNWLLTIWGGNISFTVPMIYAVAFIPSFVAGGVTGVMQAIAPLDYQLHDSYFIVAHFHYVIVGGVVLAILAGTHLYWPKMFGTMLSEKLGKWTFWFFFIGFHLTFFIQHFLGLMGMPRRVYTFGADQGWDLFNAISSAGALLMAIGVLILLVNVVMTVVKGERVGNDPWGDGRTLEWAIPSPPPFYNFAQTPLVRGLDPYWIEKMEGNKEGMVYAEPLGDIHMPNGSFIPFVISLGMFIASFGAMYHMDGHAWALPVLIGGLAITFGSMLVRSLKDDLGFHVTKEELIADNERIQREARALEGGKKGGLK encoded by the coding sequence GTGAGTTCTAACTCTCAGAAAAAGGGTTTCGGCGCTACAATATGGGACTACTTAACAACAGTAGACCATAAGAAAATCGCGATCCTCTACTTGATCTCCGGCGGATTCTTCTTCCTAGTCGGCGGCGTAGAAGCGATGATGATCCGGATTCAACTTATGAAAGCCGGAAACGATTTCCTCAGCGCCGGAACGTATAACGAAGTTTTAACGATGCACGGAACGACCATGATCTTCCTTGCGGCGATGCCGATTCTCTTGGCATTCATGAACGCCGTCTCACCTTTGCAAATCGGTGCGCGTGATGTGGCGTTTCCTTTCCTGAACTCACTTGGGTTCTGGCTATTCTTCTTCGGTGGCGTATTCCTTAACCTTTCATGGTTCTTGGGCGGAGCACCGGATGCAGGATGGACAAACTATGCTTCTTTGGCACTTGCCTCTGAAGGCCACGGAATCGATTTCTACTCGCTTGGTTTGACGATATCCGGTTTCGGTACCTTGATCGCGGGGATTAACTTCCTTGTTACGATCATCAATATGCGTGCTCCGGGTATGACGTATATGAGAATGCCGCTTTTCACTTGGACGACTTTCGTAGCGTCCGCGTTGATTCTCTTGGCATTCCCTCCACTGACTGTCGGTATCTTCTTTATGGTATTCGACCGTTTGTTCGGGGCTAATTTCTTTGACGTAACGATGGGCGGTAACACCATTATCTGGGAGCACTTCTTCTGGATCTTCGGTCACCCGGAAGTTTACATCTTGATTTTGCCAGCATTTGGTATTTTCTCTGAAATCTTTGCGATTTTCTCCCGCAAACGCCTATTCGGTTACACGGCATTGGTCTTTGCGACAATCCTTATCGGTTTCTACGGATTCATGGTTTGGGCTCACCACATGTTTACAGTTGGTCTTGGACCGACGGCTAACGCGGTCTTCGCCCTTGCAACGATGATCATCGCAGTTCCGACAGGGATCAAAATCTTTAACTGGCTACTTACGATCTGGGGAGGAAACATTTCCTTCACAGTGCCGATGATCTACGCAGTTGCGTTTATCCCGTCATTCGTAGCCGGTGGGGTAACGGGCGTTATGCAGGCAATTGCGCCGCTTGATTACCAGCTGCACGATTCTTACTTTATCGTCGCCCACTTCCACTACGTAATCGTTGGTGGTGTTGTGCTCGCAATTTTGGCAGGTACGCATTTGTACTGGCCGAAAATGTTCGGTACGATGTTGAGCGAAAAACTTGGGAAATGGACATTCTGGTTCTTCTTCATCGGATTCCATTTGACATTCTTTATCCAGCATTTCCTCGGCCTTATGGGTATGCCTCGCCGTGTTTACACGTTCGGAGCAGATCAAGGCTGGGATCTATTCAACGCAATCAGCTCGGCTGGTGCCTTGCTTATGGCGATCGGGGTACTCATCCTCCTCGTCAACGTTGTGATGACAGTTGTTAAAGGCGAGCGCGTCGGTAACGACCCATGGGGCGACGGACGTACGCTTGAATGGGCAATCCCGTCACCACCGCCATTCTATAACTTTGCACAAACACCGCTTGTCCGTGGACTTGACCCGTATTGGATCGAGAAAATGGAAGGCAATAAAGAAGGCATGGTCTATGCTGAGCCACTCGGCGATATCCACATGCCGAACGGATCATTCATTCCTTTCGTTATCTCACTTGGCATGTTCATTGCTTCATTTGGCGCAATGTACCATATGGATGGGCATGCGTGGGCGCTTCCTGTATTGATCGGCGGTCTTGCGATCACATTCGGTTCAATGCTCGTGCGTTCTTTGAAAGATGACCTTGGTTTCCATGTAACAAAAGAAGAATTGATTGCGGATAACGAACGCATTCAAAGAGAAGCAAGAGCGCTGGAAGGAGGCAAAAAAGGTGGACTTAAATAA